In a single window of the Planctomycetia bacterium genome:
- a CDS encoding sulfatase-like hydrolase/transferase, producing the protein MTNLSNQYIPKRMTHAVETKVRAAIVSALLVYSATVPGCKRASEPEAPPATTQKQIGSRLDDPDLRRVTGRKGMNVLFVDADTTRADHLGCYGHPVVKTPHIDRFAAQGILFKTCISSAPLTLVSHSTMMTGSYQYVHGARDNGMFSLAEPNVTLAEIFKEAGYQTAAEVATVILNPKYGLNQGFDHYGHVEEEVPKGRMLGAEDLRLDDSKDLQKDLPVAPALAELDRKAGDITDHGIAQLRAFKGSDKPFFMWLHYYDPHWPQEAPLEFAKQYTDPYFAEIAYFDDQFGRLISELDELGMGEDTLVIFTSDHGEGRGQHGEYTHSVFLYDSTLHVPLVMRCPGTIPAGLVVESQVRLVDLADTILEFVGLKAHRSAQMQGSSLLPFVADPGLKCDLTCYADTISPKTMYNYSPLRAIRTGDWKYILAPKSELYYVREDPLEVFNRNKADSDRAMALRQEMWDLIAGSPSPPGGTGAGVITTNPQDLEQLRALGYVASVTDLAGFADGNELDNFEPSGENPHDHIESIELLSSGLGALRFGRYEDAERELKRFILDNPENCLAISSLGNAFVWQKKWTEAETAFRECVRLEPEAPDELRKLGLVLFQLRKYGEAEKVFRSAAELKPDDAAIAFQLGVALGILQRYDESLAELDKAARLNPEDAPVYFQQGAVLVQKGETDQAIAAFKKALSIEPKMIRAHAAIAIALRDKKGVDVAIRYLDEALEKLPNEPILYFQKAVCLIAKGDLRGAGKLHEKIVELNPNSSDARIVLAGGLLAQGKRKEAIVELREGVKLGPDDHRAFLRLADALEADGQLEESLKVRLETITKWPDQCEAFRAASSLAARLKDEQKAIEILQKALATCDHDPHVLNDLAWRLATSKQSQLRDGSKAVELARKASVIAEDDNPIFLDTLSAAYAEIGDFDKAIDTAQRAQQMASEHGISNVDAETTAHIELYRKEQPVRE; encoded by the coding sequence ATGACGAACCTGTCCAATCAGTACATTCCGAAGCGAATGACCCATGCGGTCGAGACCAAAGTCCGTGCGGCGATCGTGAGTGCATTGTTGGTCTATTCGGCGACGGTCCCCGGCTGCAAGCGCGCGTCGGAGCCCGAAGCTCCACCGGCGACGACGCAAAAACAGATCGGATCGAGATTGGACGATCCCGATCTGAGGCGAGTCACGGGCCGCAAGGGGATGAACGTTCTCTTTGTCGACGCGGATACAACCCGGGCGGACCACCTGGGGTGTTATGGTCATCCGGTGGTTAAGACGCCGCATATCGATCGATTCGCGGCCCAGGGCATTCTCTTCAAGACCTGCATATCCTCCGCGCCGCTGACTTTGGTTTCGCACTCGACCATGATGACCGGCTCATACCAGTATGTGCACGGCGCCCGTGACAACGGAATGTTTTCGCTGGCCGAGCCGAACGTCACGCTCGCGGAAATCTTCAAGGAGGCGGGATACCAGACGGCGGCCGAAGTCGCCACGGTCATTCTCAATCCCAAGTATGGATTGAATCAGGGATTCGATCACTACGGACACGTGGAAGAAGAAGTCCCCAAGGGCAGGATGCTCGGCGCCGAGGACCTGCGGCTCGATGATTCGAAGGACCTGCAAAAGGACCTGCCGGTCGCGCCGGCCCTGGCCGAGCTGGACCGAAAGGCCGGCGACATCACGGATCACGGCATTGCGCAATTAAGAGCGTTCAAAGGCAGCGACAAGCCCTTTTTCATGTGGCTTCATTACTACGATCCGCATTGGCCGCAAGAGGCCCCGTTGGAGTTTGCGAAGCAGTACACCGATCCGTACTTCGCGGAGATCGCCTACTTCGATGACCAATTCGGCCGGTTAATCTCCGAGCTGGACGAACTCGGGATGGGCGAAGATACATTGGTGATCTTCACCTCGGACCACGGCGAAGGTCGGGGACAGCACGGCGAGTACACGCACTCGGTTTTCCTTTATGACAGCACGCTGCATGTACCGTTGGTGATGCGCTGCCCCGGCACCATTCCAGCAGGATTGGTCGTGGAATCACAGGTGCGCCTGGTCGACCTCGCGGATACGATCCTGGAGTTTGTGGGCCTAAAAGCCCATCGATCGGCGCAGATGCAAGGCAGCAGCCTCCTGCCTTTCGTGGCGGATCCGGGGCTCAAGTGCGATTTGACCTGCTATGCCGACACCATCTCTCCCAAGACGATGTACAACTATTCGCCGCTTCGGGCGATCCGCACCGGCGATTGGAAGTACATCCTGGCGCCCAAGTCGGAGCTTTACTACGTCCGCGAAGATCCGCTCGAAGTTTTCAATCGCAACAAGGCTGACAGCGATCGAGCCATGGCGCTTCGGCAGGAGATGTGGGATTTGATCGCCGGCTCTCCGTCGCCGCCCGGCGGAACGGGCGCGGGTGTCATCACGACGAACCCTCAGGACCTCGAGCAACTGCGGGCATTGGGTTACGTTGCATCGGTGACCGACCTGGCCGGCTTCGCGGACGGCAACGAACTGGATAATTTCGAGCCGTCCGGCGAGAACCCTCACGATCACATCGAGTCGATTGAGTTGTTATCGTCGGGCCTGGGGGCGCTGCGTTTTGGGCGCTATGAGGACGCGGAACGGGAGTTGAAGCGGTTTATCCTCGACAATCCGGAGAACTGCCTGGCCATTTCCTCTCTGGGCAACGCCTTCGTCTGGCAAAAAAAATGGACGGAGGCGGAGACGGCATTCCGGGAATGTGTCAGGCTGGAGCCCGAAGCGCCGGACGAACTGCGAAAGCTCGGACTCGTCTTGTTTCAGCTTCGCAAGTATGGCGAGGCCGAGAAGGTGTTTCGATCCGCGGCGGAACTCAAGCCCGACGACGCCGCGATTGCGTTCCAGCTCGGTGTAGCGCTGGGCATCCTACAGAGATACGACGAGTCTCTGGCTGAGTTGGACAAGGCGGCGCGTCTCAACCCCGAGGATGCTCCCGTCTATTTTCAGCAGGGTGCGGTACTGGTTCAGAAGGGCGAGACCGACCAGGCCATCGCCGCCTTCAAGAAGGCGCTCTCGATCGAGCCGAAGATGATCCGGGCGCACGCCGCAATCGCGATCGCCCTGCGTGACAAAAAGGGTGTCGACGTCGCAATTCGATATCTCGACGAAGCCCTGGAGAAACTGCCGAATGAGCCGATCCTGTATTTTCAGAAGGCTGTCTGTCTGATCGCGAAAGGGGACCTGAGAGGGGCCGGCAAGCTCCACGAGAAGATTGTCGAGCTCAATCCGAACAGTTCAGACGCGAGAATTGTTCTTGCCGGCGGCCTATTGGCGCAGGGCAAACGCAAGGAGGCCATCGTTGAGCTGCGCGAGGGCGTCAAACTGGGCCCCGATGACCATCGGGCATTTCTGAGACTCGCGGATGCGTTGGAGGCGGACGGTCAGCTTGAGGAATCGCTCAAGGTAAGGCTGGAAACCATCACCAAGTGGCCGGATCAGTGCGAAGCCTTCCGCGCGGCGTCAAGCCTGGCCGCTCGACTCAAAGACGAGCAGAAGGCGATCGAGATTCTTCAGAAGGCCCTCGCCACTTGCGATCACGATCCCCATGTGCTCAATGACCTGGCCTGGCGATTGGCGACGTCGAAACAGTCACAACTTCGCGACGGCTCAAAGGCGGTCGAGCTCGCCCGGAAGGCCAGCGTCATTGCCGAGGATGACAACCCGATCTTCCTGGACACGCTCAGCGCCGCCTACGCCGAGATCGGAGACTTCGACAAGGCAATCGACACGGCCCAGCGCGCCCAGCAGATGGCATCCGAGCACGGCATCAGCAACGTGGACGCGGAAACCACCGCCCACATCGAGCTCTATCGCAAGGAGCAGCCGGTTCGAGAGTGA